One genomic region from Anaerolineae bacterium encodes:
- a CDS encoding acetylxylan esterase codes for MAQVTQGPIPPKIDLRDMLRQYLIRRSLACMARAAARRRAALDSGELTAYCATIRQTVRSFYGELPAGRGSRPVQATEVSRFEKRGYRLENVLFESFPGWQVNATVYVPLDFQSPFPAVVIPVGHSGKQFESYQLPAQLFARCGYLAVLFDPPGQTGEKREGNDHFLDGVRCYLVGETSSRYFVADALRCIDYLETRSDVDLSRGVAMTGVSGGGTTAILATLLDDRIAVLGPSCCVSPLAELDITQCYAGCPETHMWRRYAEGIDEIDLLCAAFPTPILLMAGAEDEVFHIADTQQLAEEVAAFYAQADAGERFVFFVDQAGHGYTLAQARQFVRFMDRWLLGQPERALPDLPDDAFALDPYEEMRCFPSQAVNMRTLAFHRAAALEATRDRDPIRIRAAAAAINGVGHPIPRPQATEGQPFRVWTHHWQQVMLYPEEGIELPATFLYPYDASRPTPALLHLDDRGRNRLLYRHGLLARAIRFLEEGQDHYAALSVDLRGWGDSAPAIYPYEMASWGGLDRYLAYTSAALGDPVMAMRVRDALSALIYLRTRPEIRPDHIVLTGCGLGGVVALQAAVIDGEVSGIVIWDSLVSFRALLEEPEYSWPAEAFLPNALLHYDLPELATCLSSPAQLLNPRNGRGAVLSAEAVHELNAMIGCTLYVLAADEQTVTQEITQMLARQVTVNCLAGGARTEAKSESYSAQRELSR; via the coding sequence ATGGCGCAAGTCACCCAAGGACCGATCCCTCCCAAGATTGACCTGCGTGATATGCTGCGTCAATACCTGATCCGGCGCAGCCTGGCGTGCATGGCAAGGGCAGCCGCGCGACGCCGTGCCGCATTAGATAGCGGCGAACTGACGGCATACTGCGCCACGATTCGACAGACGGTACGGAGCTTCTACGGCGAGCTACCGGCTGGCCGCGGCAGTCGGCCTGTGCAAGCTACCGAGGTCAGCCGTTTCGAGAAGCGCGGCTATCGTCTAGAAAACGTCCTCTTCGAATCCTTCCCAGGTTGGCAGGTGAACGCAACCGTTTACGTACCACTCGACTTCCAGTCACCCTTCCCGGCGGTGGTGATCCCAGTAGGCCATTCCGGCAAGCAGTTCGAGAGCTATCAATTGCCTGCCCAACTTTTCGCCCGCTGTGGCTATTTGGCTGTCCTATTCGACCCCCCTGGCCAGACTGGCGAAAAACGAGAGGGGAACGACCATTTCCTGGATGGCGTGCGCTGTTATCTGGTGGGGGAAACCTCCAGCCGTTACTTCGTCGCCGACGCGCTGCGCTGTATTGACTACTTGGAGACGCGGTCCGATGTGGATCTGAGCCGGGGAGTCGCTATGACCGGCGTCTCCGGTGGTGGCACTACGGCTATCTTGGCCACCTTGCTTGATGACCGTATTGCTGTGTTGGGACCTTCTTGTTGTGTTAGCCCTCTAGCCGAGCTTGACATCACGCAATGCTACGCTGGCTGTCCGGAAACGCACATGTGGCGGCGATATGCAGAGGGGATTGATGAGATTGATCTCCTCTGTGCTGCGTTCCCTACTCCAATCCTGCTCATGGCCGGCGCTGAGGATGAAGTATTCCATATTGCAGATACGCAGCAGCTGGCGGAAGAAGTAGCAGCGTTCTATGCACAAGCCGACGCCGGAGAGCGGTTTGTCTTCTTTGTGGATCAGGCCGGGCACGGCTATACGCTAGCGCAGGCGCGCCAATTCGTCCGCTTCATGGACCGCTGGCTATTAGGCCAGCCAGAGCGCGCTTTACCCGACCTCCCCGATGACGCATTTGCCCTCGATCCTTACGAAGAAATGCGTTGCTTCCCGAGCCAGGCCGTCAACATGCGCACATTAGCCTTCCATCGGGCAGCTGCACTAGAAGCCACGCGCGACCGGGATCCCATACGTATTCGAGCCGCTGCAGCCGCCATCAATGGGGTCGGGCATCCCATCCCCCGGCCCCAGGCGACTGAAGGCCAACCGTTCCGGGTTTGGACTCATCACTGGCAACAGGTAATGCTGTATCCAGAAGAAGGGATCGAGCTGCCAGCTACCTTTCTTTACCCCTACGATGCCAGTCGACCGACCCCAGCGCTCCTTCACCTAGATGATAGGGGCCGCAATCGCTTGCTTTATCGCCACGGGTTGCTGGCGCGGGCGATCAGGTTTTTAGAGGAGGGTCAGGATCATTATGCGGCCTTAAGCGTAGACCTACGAGGCTGGGGAGACTCAGCCCCAGCGATTTACCCATACGAAATGGCCTCCTGGGGAGGCCTTGATCGTTACCTGGCCTACACTAGCGCCGCACTGGGCGATCCGGTGATGGCCATGCGCGTGCGTGATGCCCTCTCGGCGCTGATTTACCTGCGCACGCGACCCGAGATTAGGCCCGATCATATCGTGCTTACGGGATGTGGCCTGGGAGGCGTAGTAGCGCTGCAAGCCGCTGTGATTGATGGAGAAGTATCGGGGATAGTCATCTGGGATAGCCTGGTCAGCTTTCGGGCTTTGCTAGAGGAGCCTGAATACTCTTGGCCGGCCGAGGCTTTTCTGCCCAATGCCCTTCTACATTATGACCTGCCAGAGCTAGCAACTTGCCTATCCTCCCCAGCGCAGCTTTTGAACCCGCGTAATGGCCGCGGGGCTGTGCTTTCGGCAGAGGCAGTACATGAGCTCAATGCGATGATTGGCTGTACTCTCTATGTCTTGGCGGCTGATGAGCAAACAGTGACACAAGAAATTACACAAATGCTAGCCAGGCAAGTTACCGTGAATTGCCTGGCAGGGGGTGCTCGAACAGAAGCAAAATCAGAAAGCTACTCGGCTCAGCGGGAGCTTTCCCGATGA